GCAGTTTCGTAACATCATCCTTATCGTTGTGGATCACTTGTTTGAGGAAGCGATAGATAGGTAGGAGATACTCCTGGAAGTCCATTAAACCATCCATTCCTTCGATCAGCTGTGCCAAAACCAATATTCCAGCTCGCCTAGCAGGAAGATATTTGTCCGTTTCCATAATTAGGCTTATTACCAGAAATAGCTGCAACGAGAGCATCAAACGATTTTCATCAGCTGATCTGTCTTTCCGGGCACTCTTACTCCACTTACCTCATAGAAAAAGTGATGCACTTGGTATGACAGGATACGGCAAATGCTGCCAACGTTGGCTAGGCTCGAAGTACGAATCTCGTCCAACTGATGCCGCGCACCGGTGAGGAAACCATTTAGTAGTACATCGCGGTATCGGATTGCAAAAGGACCCAATGTTTCCACGGTTTTAACAGTCGCCTCGCCTACTTTGAGACGGTAGTCGAGCTCATTGGATTCACTGAGATATTCCTTCATCAGTGCATCGATCACTTCTGCCTCGAGTACATCACAGAGTCCCACCAGCAATCGGACGGAATTGAGAAAAGCGTAGCTTTCTTCACTTCGAAGATTGGCCAACGCGAGTATGAGAACGGAATGTCGTTGTGCTACCGtttctttgtctttctcttttaacaacttcaagaGCAATGTCGTACCGTACACTTTGCAATATGGTTCTGAGTCGGAACATAGGTTAAATGCATTACAAAAGGACGAGTCGCTCAGTTCTTCGTTCTCggaagctgttgctggtttgttACACAGAGCATCTATCCGTTCGCCCAGCTCTCGGGTGCACTTGGTGGTCGTACGGTATCGTCGAAGAAGTTTGAAAATGTCGTCCACTTCTGTCTGATTGCGGGTTTTGGCGAGAAATTCTTGAAAGATTGAAACTATGATTTCCAGCGCGTCATCGGAAGCTTCTCCGGTATCTGTCCTCCGATCGATAACATTACGCACCGAATCTTTCAGCAAACCTAGCACCTCGGTTGGATTATCGTACAGCTGACTGTGGAAATGCTTATGATTGATCAGTTCCATCAATGATTGAATGATGGCATATTTATGATAAAATCGCTTGCGCAGCGCAtcctgctgctcgtcatcatcaaggATACGTAGGTCGTCGAGCGGGTTTGAAGCATTCACGAGTTCGTTCAGGAGAATCATAAAAACATCGTAGAGCACCAAATTACGGTTGGAGGACTTGAGCATTTCTATGACGACCGTCAGCAAGCCTGTATATTCAGTTTCATCGTTATCACGTGCTGTACTCACGACAAGTGAGTAAGAAGATTCTGCATCTTTTTTGGTGACTCGGGGATGCATAAACTTAGTTCTTCCCTCAGTGCTTTCAGTCGTGTAAGAGAGATCCAGAAGCGACTGTCTCAGTTCCTGCTTCGTACGGTTGGAAAGACAAAACACCGTCATGTTAACTAAGTAATCTCTTTCTTCGAACTCGATTGGCATCATGGAATGTAGCTTTGCAAATACGCCAATGTATGGAACTAGGAGGCTTGATGGTAGCGAACTAAAGGATGATCCACTAAACGCCACGTGACAATCGTGGAGAATGGCCAGCAGCTGTTTTCGCTCACACAGTACGTAACCTGCCACCATTTCCGGAGGATTGATCAGAGCATCGAAGGAGCTGAAGAAGTGATTCTGTATACGGGTATGTAGCTCACGATATGCGCTTGGGAGAGCTGTGAATCGTTTGAGGCACTCGATGCACGTACCGGCGTATAGCAGAGCCTCCTGCGTTCCAGCATTAGCAGCCCATTGGAAAAACTCGAGGCAATCTTGTAGCACCTGCCGATAGAACTGCTTCGTATGGCCACGACATGCAACTATCTTTGCAATCACTTCGCTCTTCCGCCAGGaagtttcttcttccttaGATTCCGCAATCGTTAGCAACGTACGACAAAGGACGGCGAAACCACCCTTCCTGCCAGTCATTCGCAACAAGTCCCGATGTAAAACTTCGGCTAGCTCCCGAGCCAATCCAGTAGCGCCTTTCATGATGAGCAAGCACCGAAAGCTAAGCTCTGCGGGAAACAGGTCGGCATCAGTATCGAACGCACCTTGTAAACTATACTTCCCGGCGATGAAATCGATGGCACAATCTTTCATCTTAGGATGATGCGCCAGCATTCTCTTCTGGAAGAGTATTTCGTACTGGGCCACACAGTGTGCTAGTCTTCGAGAAGTCTCTTTGCCATCTACTATGACCATCAATTGGGCCTCACATTTGGATAAACCGCGGAGTTCCCGAGGGAGATACAGCTGAAGGGTAAATTGCCGTACGATATCGGCCGTCGCGATGAACCAAGCAAAATGCTGCAGGTTAATAACTTCTTCGTTTTCGGTCTCACTACTCTGCACATCAATAAGTCCGTTTGCTGCAAACTCGGTGAGTATCGCAAGATATTGATAAGATGTTTGCCACAGCGGGTCCTTGCCGGCACAGGAATCCTCGGGCAAAGAGGGTAGCACGGGTTTCAAACATTCCGAAAGCTTCGGTAGTGTGATTTCTGAAAACAAAGCCACACGTGGTCGGGTAAGGATCCCCTAGGGTATTCGTTTCGCCTACCTTTTGGTTTTAAGGCTGCTGTGTTCAGGAGCACTTCTCGCAGTTTTACAAGATCCATGATCAACCGCGTTTCGTCCTtcccaaggtactttaaaaagacaggtagcttcttaaccgctttgacaggtcaccattttgaatttgtttgacattcatagcagggcgttttttatcaacaaaaccacgtgagtttcaagaagaagaagaagaagatgttggcaagtttggtggttttatcagggaaagtacctgatttcactctttttcgaatgttcaaattattcatctctctatttaagatcattcgagcgaccgagttgtgttttacagcgagtgagcacggtccaggaacgctagctagctcttgttctaggccgggtggcaagacctacggaccgataccatattgaaacactaggaagaattttgagaatatttgcataaactttaactttcgtaccacttttcgtgaatttgaactgtcgtaataccacggaaaagcgaaaacagctccgaaaagagcgttcccgaagtaaacatcccaccatcccgtgaatgtcaaactctgaagttttttctaaaatacgatcgaggatttgttctggataaagctacctgtctttttaaagtaccttggtcctTCCGCTGTTTTGTAAACAACGGGCCGCCAGGAAAGACCCGTATGCCAAAAATCACTCAACGTCACTCTTTCGGGTCGCTTATTGTTTAAGCGACCCGATAAGCGACCCAACTTCGAGCAATCAAAAAAGCCCTTTTGCGCATGTATTGGTGTCATTTTCAACGCATtttgcgatggtgtgtgtgtcatcctGCCGTATCGCTGTACCCCGTAGCCCCGCCCCGAAGCATATTTCGGATCGACATAAAGCATGCAAAAAactatgatttcaatttcaccaacTTTATTCATAAGCGTTTTCACTAATCTAACatacaattttcatttgttaatcACTTCACGAAACACTGCACTTACATGCAACACTTTTccgctcttctgctgcctgcccTTCGCGTTGCTTGTCGGAGCGCCAACTCctgaaaaaacacaaaacacgtacaTTCACGTTGAAACACAACGCGATCACCACGATTCATACAAATAGCACTTAAATTACTTACCAGATCATACACGATCTCGCGGACGTCGTTGCTGCGGGTGATAAAAGCCTGCAAAGataagaaaccaccaaatatCCGAAAATTATGcgtatttttatgaaacttaCCAAGCGCACGATCACCGACGCTCCGGCCATCTTGAAGGCCGAAGAGAACTGATTCacaattttctcttcctccttttcttccgcCACCTTCGGATCGGGCTGTCTCGAAAGTTCGTTGGAATCACATAACacttaaaaatgttcaacattgcatgaaaaagtgttggaaatgcaataaaatgcaatgtGATATGTTCTTTTTAACTCAATATTAGTTTTAACATAGTTTTGGTCGGTATTTCATGTATTATTAACGGAAAAACttgtggttaaaaaaacacagtttcgtttctcggaGAGACTCTTTCACGAACCTCACGATCGTTAgatctgagagagagaactctcgccgtccctttctcgcgcggcCTTCGGCTATGGTTGCCTGAAAAGTTCCTAGATAGCTGATCACACCCGAAAATGctaaacattgcacaaaaaagtgttttaaatcgaatgaaatgtaatgttacatattatcaataattaaacatggtttttaaaaatgttttgagcggtgcttgatgcatttttcaatgaaaaacctgttcttcattttcatcactctggggaacttttcatcgcgccttaaactcgatcgcacacaGTTGCATTCGCGGTGAGCACCGCGTGTGCCGACACGGTAATGGTGAGACAGCACCAAAACAGCCATAGGAGCGAAAGCGACAGCATGTACCCGTATGCCAAAAATCACTCAACGTCACTCTTTCGGGTCGCTTATTGTTTAAGCGACCCGCTAAGCGACCCGATAAGCGACCCAACTTCGAGCAATCAAAAAAGCCCTTTTGCGCATGTATTGGTGTCATTTTCGACGCATtttgcgatggtgtgtgtgtcatcctGCCGTATCGCTGTACCCCGTAGCCCCGCCCCGAAGCATATTTCGGATCGACATAAAGCATGCAAAAAactatgatttcaatttcaccaacTTTATTCATAAGCGTTTTCACTAATCTAACatacaattttcatttgttaatcACTTCACGAAACACTGCACTTACATGCAACACTTTTccgctcttctgctgcctgcccTTCGCGTTGCTTGTCGGAGCGCCAACTCctgaaaaaacacaaaacacgtacaTTCACGTTGAAACACAACGCGATCACCACGATTCATACAAATAGCACTTAAATTACTTACCAGATCATACACGATCTCGCGGACGTCGTTGCTGCGGGTGATAAAAGCCTGCAAAGataagaaaccaccaaatatCCGAAAATTATGcgtatttttatgaaacttaCCAAGCGCACGATCACCGACGCTCCGGCCATCTTGAAGGCCGAAGAGAACTGATTCacaattttctcttcctccttttctttcgccaccTTCGGATCGGGCTGTCTCGAAAGTTCGTTGGAATCACATAACacttaaaaatgttcaacattgcataaaaaagtgttggaaatgcaataaaatgcaatgtGATATGTTGTTTTTAACTCAATATTAGTTTTAACATAGTTTTGGTCGGTATTTCATGTATTATTAAAGGAAAAACttgtggttaaaaaaacacagtttcgtttctcggaGAGACTCTTTCACGAACCTCACGATCGTTAgatctgagagagagaactctcgccgtccctttctcgcgcggcCTTCGGCTATGGTTGCCTGAAAAGTTCCTAGATAGCTGATCACACCCGAAAATGctaaacattgcacaaaaaagtgttttaaatcgaatgaaatgtaatgttacatattatcaataattaaacattgtttttaaaaatgttttgagcggtgcttgatgcatttttcaatgaaaaacctgttcttcattttcatcactctggggaacttttcatcgcgcctcaaactcgatcgcacacaGTTGCATTCGCGGTGAGCACCGCGTGTGCCGACACGGGAATGGTGAGACAGCACCAAAACAGCCATAGGAGCGAAAGCGACAGCATGTACTCGAAGGAAATATCCCTCTGCTTGAAAAAATATCCTTGTCATACGGGTACTCGAAGGAAATATCCCTCTGCTTGAAAAAATATCCTTGTCATACGGGGAGACAACACGATGCATGAAAAAGGACCCAGAGTATCTACGATGCCTCGAACACTCACGTGGAGGACAATATAAATTTTGCGGCTTTTGTGAATTTAGTATTTTCCAGGATAATTTTGTGTGCGAAAATGTAGTTTTCACTCGTGCGTATTCTAGCACAATATTATACCCACGCGTAGCGGGATTATATTTGGATGACccaatttgccattttgcagAATCATTTTGCACAATCCGCGGTGACCGCAATTCGTCATCGAAAGGGAGGCCCGTGATGCTTTGTGTTGCCCAAGATCAGGTCGCGATGACCATCATgcttttatttcgttcgtacAATATCAAATAATTTAAAGCAAAAACGTTGACAACCCATCGCCTATCGTCAGGCCAAAGAAACGGCACCATCCGTGGCTAGACCACGGATTTGATTACATACTTCCGGCAGCTCCACCGCGCAATGCCAACACCAGATGAAGCACGGAACCACCTTGCACCTTGTAGTCCTGGGCAGTTTTATCGTCATTCCTAAGAAAGAGACGGGTCGTCAATCCACGACGAACTAGCCAAGGAACGGGATGAGCAGTCCCCCTTTTGGATACCTACATCTGTTTTCCGGAGAAAATCAAacgctgttgttgtggcggaatgccttccttctcctctacACGCTCCTTGATCCGATCCACTTTGTCCGTTGGCTCGATGTCGATCTCGATCTCCTTGCCGGTGAGAGTCTACTCGCGTTGGCGGGTTCCGAGAGCGCGATCCAGTTCCGGGGTTTCGGATAGCATATCCGCCAAAAATAAGTAGACATTAATTTGGAGTTTACTAGCGGTTCTTGGGAGGCACAGTTCACTTACCTTCACTTTGATCAGCATGTTTAAAGCGATAGATAGTTTGTGTGGCTACGAAAAGGCAAAATCGCGAAGAGTTTTGTTCCAAAAATCCTCTTTCGCACAAACTTGTTTCTTCTTGcggttttcttcgtttttgctgtttttttggcCGCTGTCAACTTGAGACCCTTCGGGAAAGTGCTGCGATTCAAGAATACCCGGCGCCATTACCGAAGGGTTCGCTGTCAACCAGCATGTGTGTTTTGATCTCGTGTAAAAATCCTCGAAATATTCTAAACCGTAATCCGTAGCCGGTAGAATCTATTAAAACGCGCGATTAAAATATGAGTGACTCGGAATCGGAAGCCGGTGATCA
The sequence above is a segment of the Anopheles darlingi chromosome 2, idAnoDarlMG_H_01, whole genome shotgun sequence genome. Coding sequences within it:
- the LOC125951609 gene encoding transport and Golgi organization protein 6 produces the protein MDLVKLREVLLNTAALKPKEITLPKLSECLKPVLPSLPEDSCAGKDPLWQTSYQYLAILTEFAANGLIDVQSSETENEEVINLQHFAWFIATADIVRQFTLQLYLPRELRGLSKCEAQLMVIVDGKETSRRLAHCVAQYEILFQKRMLAHHPKMKDCAIDFIAGKYSLQGAFDTDADLFPAELSFRCLLIMKGATGLARELAEVLHRDLLRMTGRKGGFAVLCRTLLTIAESKEEETSWRKSEVIAKIVACRGHTKQFYRQVLQDCLEFFQWAANAGTQEALLYAGTCIECLKRFTALPSAYRELHTRIQNHFFSSFDALINPPEMVAGYVLCERKQLLAILHDCHVAFSGSSFSSLPSSLLVPYIGVFAKLHSMMPIEFEERDYLVNMTVFCLSNRTKQELRQSLLDLSYTTESTEGRTKFMHPRVTKKDAESSYSLVVSTARDNDETEYTGLLTVVIEMLKSSNRNLVLYDVFMILLNELVNASNPLDDLRILDDDEQQDALRKRFYHKYAIIQSLMELINHKHFHSQLYDNPTEVLGLLKDSVRNVIDRRTDTGEASDDALEIIVSIFQEFLAKTRNQTEVDDIFKLLRRYRTTTKCTRELGERIDALCNKPATASENEELSDSSFCNAFNLCSDSEPYCKVYGTTLLLKLLKEKDKETVAQRHSVLILALANLRSEESYAFLNSVRLLVGLCDVLEAEVIDALMKEYLSESNELDYRLKVGEATVKTVETLGPFAIRYRDVLLNGFLTGARHQLDEIRTSSLANVGSICRILSYQVHHFFYELFLVISLIMETDKYLPARRAGILVLAQLIEGMDGLMDFQEYLLPIYRFLKQVIHNDKDDVTKLQAAVALDHLKAKTKDFLTINPQDLEQRMFGKIIP
- the LOC125951650 gene encoding NEDD8; its protein translation is MLIKVKTLTGKEIEIDIEPTDKVDRIKERVEEKEGIPPQQQRLIFSGKQMNDDKTAQDYKVQGGSVLHLVLALRGGAAGSM